CCAAAGAAGCAGGACTCGACGTATTGGGCATCTATCACTCGCACCCCAATCACCCCTCCCAAGCCAGTGAGTTTGACCGCGTTCACGCTATGCCATTTTGGAGTTATCTGATTGTAAGCTGCATGCAGGGTAAAACAGCGACGATTCAAAGCTTCAGACTCAAAGAAGACCGAAGTGCTTTCGACGAGGAAGAGCTAAGCTTCAATGGTTAAAGGCCCAACCCAAGGCAAGACCGGGAATCTTTTTGCCGCCGCAGCCCAGGCGCGCGCCTACAAGCCATTAGCTGAACGCCTACGCCCGCAAACCCTTCATGAGATGGTGGGGCAACCTAAGCTCCTGCGTGAGGGGGCTCCACTGCGACGCCTTATCGAACGCGGTGAAATCCCATCAATGATTTTATGGGGACCACCCGGATGCGGGAAAACCACCCTAGCAAGAACTCTTGCCAACCACCTCAAAGCTCATTTTGAGACGCTGTCCGCCGTCATGGGCGGGGTCAAAGATATACGCCGTATTGTTCAAGAAGCTGAGGAGCGCCGCAATTATCACGGGCATCGCACGCTTCTCTTCATCGACGAGATTCACCGCTTTAATAAAGCCCAACAAGACGCCCTACTTCCGCACGTTGAGTCTGGTCTCTTCACACTCGTCGGCGCCACCACCGAAAATCCAAGCTTCGAAGTCAACTCAGCACTGCTTTCGCGCTGCCGTGTGTTTGTCCTTGAGAAGCTCCCCAAAGAAGACCTTGCTGAACTGCTCAATAGAGCGCTTTCGGACAAACAAAATGGGCTGGGCCGCCGCGGCATTACCGCCACGATGGAAGTACTTGAGCAGCTCTCAAAATTAAGCCAAGGCGATGCACGCTATGCACTGGGCACCCTTGAAGTCTGTTGTGACCTCGCCCAATCCGAAGAGCTCTCAGAACTAACCCTCGAACTCGTTGAATCCGCTGCTCAGCAAAAAATGATTCTCTACGATAAAGCCGGCGACGAGCATTACGGAGTCGTGAGTGCATTTATCAAATCCATGCGCGGCAGCGACCCTGATGCAGCCGTCTACTGGATGACTCGGATGCTTGAGGCAGGCGAGCCACCACGATTTATACTCAGGCGTATGGTCATCTTCGCCAGTGAAGACATTGGGAATGCAGATCCTCAGGCGCTGCAAGTTGCCATGAATGCGTTGGGCGCGTTTGAATTGATGGGGCTCCCCGAAGGCGTTCTGCCGCTTACCCAAGCGGCCACGTATTTAGCCTGTGCACCGAAATCCAATGCTATCCTTGCAGCCTACACAAGTGCCCGTAAGGAGCTTAAAGAAAATGGCGCATTGCCTGTGCCCAAAAAGCTACTTAACGCAACCAGTGGGCTTGCCAAGGCGCTGGGCAGCGGGAAAAACTACAAATACCCGCATAACTTTACAGGCAACTATGTTGCAGAATCTTATCTACCCGATGATCTGGAAGGGGCTCGTTACT
This is a stretch of genomic DNA from Deltaproteobacteria bacterium. It encodes these proteins:
- a CDS encoding replication-associated recombination protein A, whose translation is MVKGPTQGKTGNLFAAAAQARAYKPLAERLRPQTLHEMVGQPKLLREGAPLRRLIERGEIPSMILWGPPGCGKTTLARTLANHLKAHFETLSAVMGGVKDIRRIVQEAEERRNYHGHRTLLFIDEIHRFNKAQQDALLPHVESGLFTLVGATTENPSFEVNSALLSRCRVFVLEKLPKEDLAELLNRALSDKQNGLGRRGITATMEVLEQLSKLSQGDARYALGTLEVCCDLAQSEELSELTLELVESAAQQKMILYDKAGDEHYGVVSAFIKSMRGSDPDAAVYWMTRMLEAGEPPRFILRRMVIFASEDIGNADPQALQVAMNALGAFELMGLPEGVLPLTQAATYLACAPKSNAILAAYTSARKELKENGALPVPKKLLNATSGLAKALGSGKNYKYPHNFTGNYVAESYLPDDLEGARYYHPSDQGYEAVIKERLSNWRGESEEDSD